A genome region from Micromonospora inyonensis includes the following:
- a CDS encoding erythromycin esterase family protein, which yields MLVQRLGAPSDFDPLLARVADARIVMLGEATHGTYDYYRLREQLTRRLIAECGFSFVAVEGDWPDCDRVHRSVTAAPRAAADPLVALERFERWPTWMWANAEVARFCRWLRAWNVDRGQAGRAGFHGLDVYSLWESMQAIFDYLGEEDPASLEAAQEAYRCFEPYGKRPEEYGLASRFVSARCEEEVVRLLARTREQATADGADRFSAWQNAEVVAGAERYYRVMVAGGEESWNVRDIHMADTLDRLLDRYGPGSRGVVWAHNTHVGDARATDMARAGLVNLGQLARERHGDAAVVLVGFGSYRGGLVAAPRWGSAAETMTAPPARPGSLEHRLHELLPERAVLVFDGADQPDWVTDTVDHRAIGVVYDPSLESRSNYVPTRLGERYDAFVWCDETSALHPLPALTTPGELETYPAGT from the coding sequence ATGCTGGTCCAGCGGCTCGGCGCACCGAGCGACTTCGACCCGTTGCTGGCGCGTGTCGCCGACGCCCGGATCGTCATGCTCGGCGAGGCGACGCACGGCACCTACGACTACTACCGGCTACGGGAGCAGCTCACCCGCCGCCTGATCGCGGAGTGCGGTTTCTCCTTCGTGGCGGTGGAGGGGGACTGGCCGGACTGCGACCGGGTGCACCGCTCGGTCACCGCCGCCCCGCGCGCTGCTGCCGACCCCCTGGTCGCACTGGAACGCTTCGAGCGCTGGCCGACCTGGATGTGGGCGAACGCCGAGGTGGCCCGCTTCTGCCGTTGGCTGCGCGCGTGGAACGTGGACCGGGGGCAGGCGGGCCGCGCCGGCTTCCACGGTCTGGACGTCTACAGCCTCTGGGAGTCGATGCAGGCCATCTTCGACTATCTGGGCGAGGAGGACCCGGCGTCGTTGGAGGCCGCGCAGGAGGCGTACCGCTGCTTCGAGCCGTACGGCAAACGACCCGAGGAGTACGGGCTGGCCAGCCGGTTCGTCTCGGCGCGCTGCGAGGAGGAGGTGGTGCGCCTGTTGGCGCGTACCCGGGAACAGGCCACCGCCGACGGCGCGGACCGCTTCTCGGCCTGGCAGAACGCCGAGGTGGTGGCGGGCGCGGAGCGGTACTACCGGGTCATGGTGGCCGGTGGGGAGGAGTCCTGGAACGTCCGCGACATCCACATGGCGGACACCCTGGACCGCCTGCTGGACCGGTACGGACCCGGCTCCCGCGGTGTGGTCTGGGCGCACAACACCCATGTCGGCGACGCCCGGGCCACCGACATGGCCCGCGCCGGCCTGGTCAACCTCGGGCAACTCGCCCGCGAACGGCACGGTGACGCGGCGGTGGTGCTGGTCGGGTTCGGCAGCTACCGGGGCGGCCTGGTGGCCGCGCCGCGCTGGGGATCGGCGGCCGAGACGATGACCGCCCCGCCGGCTCGCCCGGGCTCGCTGGAACACCGGCTGCACGAGCTGCTGCCGGAGCGGGCGGTGCTGGTCTTCGACGGTGCGGACCAGCCGGACTGGGTCACCGACACCGTCGACCACCGGGCGATCGGGGTGGTCTACGACCCGTCCCTGGAGTCGCGGTCCAACTACGTGCCCACCCGGCTGGGCGAGCGCTACGACGCCTTCGTCTGGTGCGACGAGACCAGCGCCCTGCACCCGCTGCCGGCCCTGACCACCCCGGGCGAACTGGAAACGTACCCGGCCGGCACCTGA
- a CDS encoding DUF2795 domain-containing protein: protein MTVTDGQWWEYLTGLDYPVSREDLVRRAQEVGAGTELLQALRALPVGEFASADELTDALATLA from the coding sequence ATGACGGTCACCGACGGGCAGTGGTGGGAGTACCTGACCGGACTGGACTACCCGGTTTCCCGGGAGGACCTGGTCCGTCGGGCCCAGGAGGTCGGCGCGGGCACCGAACTGCTCCAGGCCCTCCGGGCGTTGCCGGTCGGGGAGTTCGCCTCGGCCGACGAGCTGACCGACGCACTGGCCACCCTCGCCTGA
- the erm gene encoding ErmE/ErmH/ErmO/ErmR family 23S rRNA (adenine(2058)-N(6))-methyltransferase codes for MAPRRTRTTARDRSRRVLSQNSLTDPAAVARFVRAARPDPDDLLLEVGAGRGQLTRPLAAHCRRLVAYEVDPTVTADLAAVCAALPGVDHRPVDFLTVAPPEEPFAVVGNIPWSLTAAVVRWCLAAPGLRSATLLTQLEYARKRSGNYGRWTRLTVSTWPEFSWRLAGRVPRTAFRPVPRVDAGILRLGRRPEPLLPTVALPAYRRMVELGFGGVGGSLAASLRAAHPRPRVDAALRAVRLDPATPVGAVWPEQWLVLFRLLHARRA; via the coding sequence GTGGCGCCCCGCCGAACTCGTACCACCGCACGCGACCGCTCCCGTCGCGTACTGTCCCAGAACTCCCTCACCGACCCGGCCGCCGTCGCGCGGTTCGTCCGGGCAGCCCGCCCCGACCCGGACGACCTGCTGCTGGAGGTGGGTGCCGGTCGGGGTCAGCTGACCCGGCCGCTGGCCGCCCACTGCCGGCGACTCGTCGCGTACGAGGTCGACCCGACCGTCACCGCCGACCTGGCTGCGGTCTGCGCGGCGCTGCCCGGGGTCGACCACCGGCCGGTGGACTTCCTCACGGTGGCACCGCCGGAGGAGCCGTTCGCCGTGGTCGGCAACATCCCCTGGTCGCTGACGGCCGCCGTGGTGCGCTGGTGCCTCGCCGCGCCGGGGCTGCGCTCCGCGACCCTGCTCACCCAGCTCGAATACGCCCGTAAACGCAGCGGGAACTACGGCAGGTGGACCCGGCTGACCGTCTCGACCTGGCCCGAGTTCTCCTGGCGGCTGGCCGGTCGGGTGCCCCGGACGGCGTTCCGCCCGGTGCCCCGGGTCGACGCCGGGATCCTGCGCCTGGGACGACGGCCGGAGCCGCTGCTGCCGACGGTGGCGCTGCCGGCGTACCGGAGGATGGTGGAGCTGGGTTTCGGCGGGGTCGGCGGCTCGCTCGCGGCCTCGCTTCGGGCGGCGCACCCGAGGCCCCGGGTCGACGCGGCGCTGCGCGCGGTCCGGCTCGACCCGGCGACCCCGGTCGGCGCGGTCTGGCCGGAGCAGTGGCTGGTGCTGTTCCGGCTGCTGCACGCCCGACGGGCCTGA
- a CDS encoding Gfo/Idh/MocA family protein yields the protein MLRFGLFGTGHWAAETHAAALSAHPRAELAGVWGRTPEKAAALARRHGVPTYDEVDALIDAVDAVAVALPPDVQAEIAVRAATAGRHLLLDKPLALDLADADRVVAAAEQSGVASIVFFTQRFHPNVVGFLGATAAAGGWHHARATLFSSIFEPETPYADSAWRREHGALWDIGPHALSQILPVLGRVTRVTTTDGPRGLVHLLLTHDGGATSAMSLTLDAPPEAVTRDVVFFGENGVAVLPPGDGRPVAAFGIAVDQLVEEIDAGTRDHHCDVRFGREVVAVLAAAEQSRATSRTIVLS from the coding sequence TTGCTGAGGTTCGGGCTGTTCGGCACCGGTCACTGGGCGGCGGAGACGCACGCGGCGGCACTGTCCGCGCATCCACGCGCCGAGCTGGCCGGGGTGTGGGGGCGTACCCCGGAGAAGGCCGCCGCGCTGGCGCGGCGGCACGGCGTGCCCACGTACGACGAGGTGGACGCGCTGATCGACGCGGTGGACGCGGTCGCCGTGGCCCTACCGCCGGACGTGCAGGCGGAGATCGCGGTCCGCGCCGCCACCGCCGGCCGGCACCTGCTGCTGGACAAGCCGTTGGCGCTGGACCTGGCCGACGCCGACCGGGTGGTCGCCGCCGCCGAGCAGTCCGGCGTCGCCTCGATCGTCTTCTTCACCCAACGTTTCCACCCGAACGTGGTGGGCTTCCTCGGCGCGACCGCCGCCGCAGGCGGCTGGCACCACGCGCGGGCCACCCTGTTCTCCTCGATCTTCGAGCCGGAGACGCCGTACGCGGACTCGGCCTGGCGGCGGGAGCACGGCGCACTCTGGGACATCGGCCCGCACGCGCTCTCCCAGATCCTGCCGGTGCTCGGCCGGGTGACCCGGGTGACCACCACGGACGGGCCGCGTGGGCTGGTGCACCTGCTGCTCACCCATGACGGCGGGGCCACCAGCGCGATGTCGTTGACCCTGGACGCACCGCCGGAGGCGGTGACCCGGGACGTGGTCTTCTTCGGTGAGAACGGCGTCGCGGTCCTGCCGCCCGGGGACGGCCGCCCGGTCGCCGCCTTCGGCATCGCCGTCGACCAACTGGTCGAGGAGATCGACGCGGGTACCCGGGACCACCACTGCGACGTCCGCTTCGGCCGCGAGGTGGTCGCCGTCCTCGCCGCCGCCGAACAGTCCCGTGCCACCTCGCGGACCATCGTCCTCTCCTGA
- the fabG gene encoding 3-oxoacyl-ACP reductase FabG, protein MAEGQRVAIVTGGARGIGAATARRLAADGLAVAVVDIEESATKETVEAIGAAGGRALGVGADVSDRSQVAAAVERVAAELGAPTVLVNNAGVLRDNLLFKMTDADWDTVMGVHLRGAFLFSQAAQKHMVDQKWGRIVNLSSTSALGNRGQANYAAAKAGLQGFTKTLAIELGPFGVTVNAVAPGFIVTDMTAATAARMKVDFEDLQKHATAEIPVRRVGRPEDVAHTISFLVSEGAGFVSGQVVYVAGGPRD, encoded by the coding sequence ATGGCCGAGGGGCAACGGGTCGCGATCGTCACGGGAGGCGCGCGGGGGATCGGCGCGGCCACCGCCCGCCGGTTGGCCGCCGACGGCCTGGCGGTCGCCGTGGTCGACATCGAGGAGTCCGCCACGAAGGAGACCGTCGAGGCGATCGGCGCGGCCGGCGGCCGGGCACTCGGCGTCGGCGCGGACGTGTCCGACCGGAGTCAGGTGGCGGCGGCGGTGGAGCGGGTCGCCGCCGAGTTGGGCGCGCCGACCGTCCTGGTCAACAACGCCGGGGTGCTCCGCGACAACCTGTTGTTCAAGATGACCGATGCCGACTGGGACACGGTCATGGGGGTGCACCTGCGCGGCGCGTTCCTGTTCAGCCAGGCCGCCCAGAAACACATGGTCGACCAGAAGTGGGGGCGCATCGTCAACCTCTCCAGCACCTCGGCGCTGGGCAACCGGGGGCAGGCGAACTACGCCGCCGCCAAGGCAGGTCTCCAGGGTTTCACCAAGACGTTGGCGATCGAACTGGGTCCGTTCGGGGTGACGGTCAACGCGGTCGCGCCCGGCTTCATCGTCACCGACATGACCGCGGCGACGGCCGCCCGGATGAAGGTGGACTTCGAGGACCTCCAGAAGCACGCCACCGCCGAGATCCCGGTCCGCCGGGTCGGTCGGCCGGAGGACGTGGCGCACACCATCTCGTTCCTGGTCAGTGAGGGGGCCGGCTTCGTCTCCGGTCAGGTCGTCTACGTCGCCGGTGGCCCCCGCGACTGA
- a CDS encoding alpha-amylase family protein produces MGDRWYSEAVVYCLDIDTYADSDGDGVGDIRGLIGRLDYLARLGVTCLWLHPIHPSPNKDDGYDVTDFYNVDPRFGTLGDFAELLHQAANRGIRVIIDLVVNHTSDEHPWFQSARSSPDSPYRDWYVWSEQEPADRFQGMVFPGEQHETWSYDRTAKAWFYHRFYKYQPDLNMANPEVRNEVKKIMSFWLQLGVSGFRMDAVPFIIELTEPGNANSPKDFEFLTELRQHVQWRRGDAVLLAEANVEPDELPQFFGDGAGSANRVHMLFDFMLNGRLMLALARQDPEPVIDALRDTPALPHGAQWATFLRNHDEIDLSRLTAEQREQVYAQFGPDKEMRIYDRGIRRRFAPMLGNDRRRIELAYALQFSLRGTPVLRYGEEIGMGEDLSLPGRQAIRTPMQWSYQPNAGFSTADPEKLVRPVIDKGEFGYEKVNVTEQRRDRNSLLAWFERMIRTLREAPETGSGSTTHIDVPMPPGVLAHRADGVTGTMLFLHNLGTRDATVDLSMLEPEADLPVDVLTDRDYGGTGKLDALRIAGYGYRWIRLRRAWSS; encoded by the coding sequence ATGGGTGACAGGTGGTACTCCGAGGCCGTCGTCTACTGCCTCGACATCGACACGTACGCGGACTCCGACGGCGACGGGGTCGGTGACATCCGGGGCCTCATCGGTCGGCTCGACTACCTGGCCCGGCTGGGGGTGACCTGCCTCTGGCTGCACCCGATCCACCCGTCGCCGAACAAGGACGACGGCTACGACGTCACCGACTTCTACAACGTCGATCCGCGCTTCGGCACCCTGGGCGACTTCGCCGAACTGCTGCACCAGGCGGCGAACCGGGGCATCCGGGTGATCATCGACCTGGTGGTGAACCACACCTCGGACGAGCACCCCTGGTTCCAGTCGGCCCGGTCGTCGCCGGACTCGCCGTACCGGGACTGGTACGTCTGGTCCGAGCAGGAGCCGGCGGACCGCTTCCAGGGCATGGTCTTCCCGGGCGAACAGCACGAGACCTGGTCCTACGACCGGACCGCGAAGGCCTGGTTCTACCACCGGTTCTACAAGTACCAACCGGATCTCAACATGGCCAACCCGGAGGTCCGGAACGAGGTCAAGAAGATCATGTCGTTCTGGCTCCAACTCGGTGTCTCCGGGTTCCGGATGGACGCCGTGCCGTTCATCATCGAGCTGACCGAACCGGGGAACGCCAACTCGCCGAAGGACTTCGAGTTCCTCACGGAGTTGCGCCAGCACGTGCAGTGGCGGCGGGGCGACGCGGTCCTGCTCGCCGAGGCCAACGTGGAGCCGGACGAGCTGCCGCAGTTCTTCGGGGACGGTGCAGGCTCGGCCAACCGGGTGCACATGCTCTTCGACTTCATGCTCAACGGGCGGCTGATGCTCGCCCTGGCCCGCCAGGACCCGGAACCGGTGATCGACGCGCTGCGGGACACCCCGGCCCTGCCGCACGGCGCGCAGTGGGCCACCTTCCTGCGCAACCACGACGAGATCGACCTCTCCCGGCTCACCGCCGAGCAGCGTGAGCAGGTGTACGCGCAGTTCGGCCCGGACAAGGAGATGCGCATCTACGACCGGGGCATCCGCCGCCGCTTCGCCCCGATGCTCGGCAACGACCGTCGCCGCATCGAGCTGGCGTACGCCCTCCAGTTCTCCCTGCGCGGCACGCCGGTGCTCCGCTACGGCGAGGAGATCGGGATGGGCGAGGACCTCTCCCTGCCCGGCCGGCAGGCGATCCGTACCCCGATGCAGTGGTCGTACCAGCCGAACGCCGGCTTCTCCACGGCGGACCCGGAGAAGCTGGTCCGCCCGGTGATCGACAAGGGGGAGTTCGGCTACGAGAAGGTCAACGTCACCGAGCAGCGCCGGGACCGCAACTCGCTGCTGGCCTGGTTCGAGCGCATGATCCGGACGCTGCGTGAGGCCCCCGAGACCGGCTCCGGTTCCACCACCCACATCGACGTGCCGATGCCGCCCGGCGTGCTCGCCCACCGGGCCGACGGCGTGACCGGCACCATGCTCTTCCTGCACAACCTGGGTACGCGGGACGCGACGGTGGACCTCAGCATGCTGGAACCCGAGGCCGACCTCCCGGTCGACGTGCTCACCGACCGGGACTACGGGGGGACCGGCAAGCTCGACGCGCTGCGGATCGCCGGCTACGGCTACCGCTGGATCCGGCTGCGTCGCGCCTGGTCCTCCTGA
- a CDS encoding DUF1349 domain-containing protein: MEREDGPQPVDWAEGSWLRPPVRVEAAPDGGLLVEPAAGSDLWRHTSYGFVHDDAPALLAPFPTGSAVEVSFRLDYTEQFDQAGVLVRVDEEHWTKAGVEVSDGHPQLGAVVTRGVSDWSVAPVPEWVGREVTVRASRAGDALTVRARVAGQPWRLVRLAPLAPTAAATAGPFCCSPTRGGLTVRFTGWRRGPADAALHD, encoded by the coding sequence GTGGAGCGTGAGGACGGGCCGCAGCCGGTGGACTGGGCCGAGGGAAGCTGGCTGCGCCCGCCGGTACGGGTCGAGGCGGCCCCGGACGGTGGACTCCTCGTCGAACCCGCCGCCGGCAGCGACCTGTGGCGGCACACCAGCTACGGATTCGTGCACGACGACGCCCCGGCCCTGCTCGCGCCGTTCCCCACCGGCAGCGCGGTCGAGGTGAGCTTCCGGCTCGACTACACCGAGCAGTTCGACCAGGCCGGCGTGCTGGTCCGGGTGGACGAGGAGCACTGGACCAAGGCCGGCGTCGAGGTCTCCGACGGGCATCCTCAGCTCGGCGCGGTGGTCACCCGGGGCGTCTCGGACTGGTCGGTCGCACCGGTGCCGGAGTGGGTCGGCCGGGAGGTGACGGTGCGGGCGAGTCGGGCCGGCGACGCGCTGACCGTCCGCGCCCGGGTGGCCGGGCAGCCGTGGCGGCTGGTCCGCCTGGCCCCGCTGGCTCCGACGGCGGCGGCCACCGCCGGCCCGTTCTGCTGTTCACCGACGCGGGGCGGGCTCACCGTACGCTTCACCGGCTGGCGTCGCGGCCCGGCCGACGCCGCCCTGCACGACTGA
- a CDS encoding DedA family protein, with the protein MALADNVDPAQLGGLTGWVAGVIEAMGAPGVALLVALESIIPPIPSEIVLALAGYLAGEGRFNVVVVWLAATVGSLVGALVLYWVGAVLGEDRLKRWLDRLPLVDRDDLERADRWFERHGRWAVLFGRMAPVVRSLVSIPAGANRMPLMEFSLLTTLGSGIWNAIFVGLGYALGSRWQQIDKYSSWFDYGILAVFAFLIASWAVKKARRRRARRDRQSVTAGR; encoded by the coding sequence ATGGCACTCGCCGACAACGTCGACCCGGCTCAACTCGGCGGGCTGACCGGCTGGGTGGCCGGCGTCATCGAGGCGATGGGCGCACCCGGGGTGGCCCTGCTCGTCGCCCTGGAGAGCATCATCCCGCCGATTCCCAGCGAGATCGTCCTGGCGCTGGCCGGCTACCTGGCCGGCGAGGGCCGGTTCAACGTGGTGGTGGTCTGGCTGGCCGCCACCGTCGGTTCCCTGGTCGGCGCGCTCGTCCTCTACTGGGTCGGCGCGGTGCTGGGCGAGGACCGGCTCAAGCGCTGGCTGGACCGGCTCCCCCTGGTGGACCGCGACGACCTGGAACGCGCCGACCGCTGGTTCGAGCGGCACGGCCGCTGGGCGGTGCTGTTCGGCCGGATGGCACCGGTGGTGCGCAGCCTGGTGTCGATCCCGGCCGGCGCGAACCGGATGCCGCTGATGGAGTTCAGCCTGCTGACCACGCTGGGCAGCGGGATCTGGAACGCGATCTTCGTCGGGCTCGGGTACGCCCTCGGTTCGCGCTGGCAGCAGATCGACAAGTACAGCTCCTGGTTCGACTACGGCATCCTCGCCGTCTTCGCCTTCCTGATCGCCAGCTGGGCGGTGAAGAAGGCGCGTCGCCGCCGGGCGCGGCGCGACCGGCAGTCGGTGACCGCCGGCCGCTGA
- a CDS encoding YidC/Oxa1 family membrane protein insertase has product MLAFAPLDAAVGVASHAVSALATVLAPLSGGAATAVAIVGFTVAVRLLIAPLTVAQVRGERRRAALAPQVGELSRRYADDPARLQRELLDLYRSAGASPLAGCLPALLQAPFFLVMYRLFTAGDQSPLTGRLAGVPLGHELGDGLAGAAGPVWGVLLAALLALAWLASRRMRRTMATAPASSGGSASSGGSASSGGSASSGGPLPSGGPAAVGGVAGDVGATVGRILPLLPYATLPVALVVPLAGVLYLVTTTAFTALEHTVLRRGRPTSPPTLDINS; this is encoded by the coding sequence ATGCTCGCCTTCGCGCCACTCGACGCCGCTGTCGGCGTCGCGTCCCACGCCGTCTCCGCGCTCGCCACCGTGCTCGCGCCACTGTCCGGCGGGGCGGCCACCGCCGTCGCCATCGTCGGGTTCACCGTCGCGGTCCGGCTGTTGATCGCACCGCTCACCGTCGCCCAGGTCCGTGGGGAGCGCCGTCGTGCCGCTCTCGCCCCACAGGTCGGCGAGCTGAGTCGCCGGTACGCCGACGACCCGGCCAGGTTGCAGCGGGAACTGCTCGACCTGTACCGCTCCGCCGGGGCGAGCCCGCTGGCGGGCTGCCTGCCGGCCCTGCTCCAGGCACCGTTCTTCCTGGTCATGTACCGCCTCTTCACCGCCGGCGACCAGTCGCCGCTGACCGGGCGGCTGGCCGGGGTGCCGCTGGGGCACGAGCTGGGCGACGGCCTTGCCGGAGCAGCGGGACCGGTCTGGGGCGTACTCCTGGCGGCGCTGCTGGCCCTGGCCTGGCTGGCGTCGCGCCGGATGCGACGGACCATGGCCACCGCACCGGCGTCGTCCGGCGGATCGGCGTCGTCCGGCGGATCGGCGTCGTCCGGCGGATCGGCGTCGTCCGGCGGGCCGCTCCCGTCGGGCGGGCCGGCGGCGGTCGGTGGAGTGGCCGGTGACGTGGGAGCGACCGTCGGTCGGATCCTGCCGCTGCTGCCGTACGCGACGCTGCCGGTCGCGCTGGTGGTGCCGCTGGCGGGCGTGCTCTACCTGGTCACCACCACCGCCTTCACCGCACTGGAGCACACCGTGCTGCGTCGTGGCCGACCGACCTCGCCCCCCACCCTGGACATAAACAGTTAA
- a CDS encoding DUF6412 domain-containing protein: MPAPLSLAIWVWASALGQVVVLADRPVELLAGAAVGVALLLATTVAVLVTVVGAAGPQAVRRARSLRERARRRRVPRQLDPDAPGRPRPRAPGGRPATA, translated from the coding sequence GTGCCGGCTCCGCTGTCGTTGGCGATCTGGGTCTGGGCGTCCGCGCTCGGCCAGGTCGTGGTGCTCGCCGACCGCCCGGTCGAGCTGCTCGCCGGTGCGGCGGTCGGCGTCGCGCTGCTGCTCGCCACGACGGTGGCCGTCCTGGTCACGGTGGTCGGCGCGGCCGGGCCGCAGGCCGTCCGCCGGGCCCGGTCCCTGCGTGAACGGGCCCGCCGCCGTCGGGTGCCCCGGCAGCTCGACCCGGACGCGCCGGGCCGACCCCGCCCCCGCGCGCCGGGGGGACGCCCCGCGACCGCGTGA